Proteins co-encoded in one Brassica oleracea var. oleracea cultivar TO1000 chromosome C4, BOL, whole genome shotgun sequence genomic window:
- the LOC106341035 gene encoding exopolygalacturonase, which produces MASRFLILCISSLFLFYFFLVISSAQTNAFHDGQKVFDVRNYGARGDGKTNTYNALAFTKAWNEACEWSGGRSTVYIPAGTFYLDQIMFSGPCKRHITFTIKGTLLAPRILYADKRAEWLAFRYVDNLTVNGGGILDGQGSYSWRHLNDCDKNPNCRALAMNIGFSFVRSARVNGLRSINSKMGHFNLYAVENFNITGVKITAPEDSPNTDGIKIGRSKDMHIFNVSIGTGDDCVAILDGTTNLDISNVRCGPGHGISVGSIGRFKDEKSIEGITVRNSVLKGTMNGLRIKTWAKSASETSVSKFLFEDIQMINVRNPIVIDQQYCPHNLCDSPGKYNSHVQIKDVKYTSIWGTSATQAALMMQCSKTFPCQGVELSDINLVYKGRDGSVTATCENVAGSVHGKIVPGGCRI; this is translated from the exons ATGGCATCTAGGTTTCTCATCCTTTGTATCTCTTCTCTCTTTCTCTTTTACTTCTTCCTCGTCATCTCAAGTGCTCAGACTAATGCATTTCACGATGGACAAAAGGTCTTCGACGTCAGAAACTACGGTGCTCGTGGCGACGGCAAAACAAACACATACAATGCTCTTGCGTTTACAAAAGCGTGGAACGAAGCTTGTGAATGGAGTGGTGGAAGATCAACGGTCTATATTCCCGCCGGAACATTCTATCTCGATCAAATAATGTTCTCTGGTCCTTGCAAACGTCATATTACTTTTACAATCAAAGGAACGTTGTTGGCTCCTCGGATCCTTTACGCCGACAAACGAGCAGAATGGCTCGCTTTCCGTTACGTCGATAACCTCACCGTTAACGGAGGGGGAATACTTGACGGTCAAGGATCTTACTCTTGGCGCCATCTCAATGATTGTGACAAAAACCCTAACTGTCGTGCTCTAGCTATGAACATTGGGTTTTCTTTCGTTAGATCCGCGAGGGTTAACGGTCTAAGATCGATCAACAGCAAAATGGGACACTTCAACTTATACGCAGTCGAGAATTTTAACATTACCGGCGTCAAAATCACCGCTCCCGAAGATAGCCCTAACACTGACGGAATCAAGATCGGGAGGTCTAAGGATATGCATATTTTCAACGTCAGTATCGGAACCGGTGACGATTGTGTCGCAATTCTTGACGGAACCACCAACTTGGATATCTCTAATGTCAG GTGCGGACCAGGGCACGGGATTAGTGTCGGGAGCATTGGGAGATTCAAAGATGAGAAGAGCATTGAGGGCATAACCGTAAGAAACTCTGTACTCAAGGGTACAATGAACGGTTTAAGGATCAAAACATGGGCTAAGTCGGCCTCGGAGACTTCGGTTTCGAAATTTTTGTTCGAGGATATCCAAATGATCAATGTTCGAAACCCCATCGTCATCGACCAGCAGTATTGTCCACACAATCTATGCGACAGTCCTGGAAAGTATAATTCTCATGTTCAGATCAAAGACGTGAAGTATACCAGCATTTGGGGAACGTCGGCGACTCAAGCGGCTTTGATGATGCAGTGTAGCAAAACGTTTCCTTGTCAAGGTGTTGAGCTCTCAGACATCAACTTGGTGTACAAAGGACGCGACGGGTCAGTCACGGCTACGTGTGAGAACGTTGCTGGTTCGGTTCATGGGAAGATCGTGCCTGGTGGTTGCCGGATTTGA